In Desulfomicrobium apsheronum, a single window of DNA contains:
- a CDS encoding carbon starvation CstA family protein, whose translation MFYFFFAVAALITGYFVYGKIVESSFGVDSCKATPACRLADGVDYVKMNPKTIYMVQLLNIAGLGPIFGPILGALYGPAALVWIVLGSIFAGAVHDYFSGMMSVRYDGKSIPDAVGHNLGKFAKQFMNVFSVILLLLVGVVFILGPAKLLAVKIGFNLDKNMAVVAWTGIIFAYYFLATILPVDKIIGRLYPLFTACLLIMAFGLSAMLIVDGYTFFPNGVGLANVHPKGLPIWPLMFITIACGAISGFHATQSPMMARCIPDEKCGRPIFYGAMIGEGIIALVWATLGMTFYQTPEALQATLASGGPAAVVDQVATTLMGPIGGFLAIIGVIILPISSGDTAFRAARLIIADFSKVEQKSVIKRLMIAVPLFVIGFIITKTEFNVIWRYFGFANQTLATIVLWASAMYLVRHGKAHWIASVPATFMTAVCSTYLCVAPEFPLHLSSDYGYPIGIAVAAACFVWFMLAARNTPIEENPVDSPGVIG comes from the coding sequence TTGTTTTACTTCTTTTTCGCCGTCGCGGCGCTCATCACCGGCTATTTCGTTTACGGCAAGATCGTCGAATCCAGTTTTGGTGTCGACTCCTGCAAGGCCACCCCGGCCTGCCGTCTCGCGGACGGAGTCGACTATGTCAAAATGAATCCGAAAACCATCTACATGGTGCAGCTCCTGAACATCGCGGGACTCGGACCCATCTTCGGCCCCATTCTCGGCGCCCTCTACGGCCCGGCCGCACTGGTCTGGATCGTACTCGGCAGCATCTTCGCAGGCGCGGTGCACGATTACTTCTCCGGCATGATGTCCGTGCGTTATGACGGCAAATCCATCCCCGACGCCGTGGGCCACAACCTCGGCAAATTCGCCAAGCAGTTCATGAACGTCTTCTCCGTCATCCTGCTGCTCCTGGTCGGCGTGGTCTTCATCCTCGGACCTGCCAAGCTTCTGGCGGTCAAGATCGGTTTCAACCTGGACAAGAACATGGCTGTCGTGGCCTGGACCGGCATCATCTTCGCCTACTACTTCCTGGCCACCATCCTGCCCGTGGACAAGATCATCGGCCGTCTCTACCCGCTTTTCACCGCCTGTCTGCTGATCATGGCCTTCGGTCTTTCTGCCATGCTCATCGTGGACGGCTACACCTTCTTCCCCAACGGCGTGGGCCTGGCCAACGTGCATCCCAAGGGCCTGCCCATCTGGCCGCTGATGTTCATCACCATCGCCTGCGGAGCCATCTCCGGTTTCCACGCCACGCAGTCGCCCATGATGGCCCGCTGCATCCCCGATGAAAAATGCGGACGCCCCATCTTCTACGGCGCCATGATCGGCGAGGGCATCATCGCCCTGGTCTGGGCCACCCTGGGCATGACCTTCTACCAGACCCCCGAAGCCCTGCAGGCCACCCTGGCCAGCGGCGGCCCCGCTGCGGTGGTTGACCAGGTTGCCACCACACTGATGGGACCCATCGGCGGTTTCCTGGCCATCATCGGCGTCATCATCCTGCCCATCTCCTCCGGTGACACGGCCTTCCGCGCCGCGCGCCTGATCATCGCCGACTTCAGCAAGGTCGAGCAGAAGTCCGTCATCAAGCGCCTCATGATCGCCGTGCCGCTGTTCGTGATCGGCTTCATCATCACCAAGACGGAATTCAACGTCATCTGGCGCTACTTCGGCTTCGCCAACCAGACCTTGGCCACCATCGTGCTCTGGGCCTCGGCCATGTACCTGGTCCGTCACGGCAAGGCGCACTGGATCGCCAGCGTCCCCGCGACCTTCATGACAGCGGTCTGCTCCACCTACCTCTGCGTGGCTCCGGAATTTCCGCTGCACCTGAGTTCCGATTACGGTTATCCCATCGGCATCGCCGTGGCTGCGGCCTGCTTCGTCTGGTTCATGCTCGCGGCACGCAACACGCCCATTGAAGAAAACCCCGTCGACTCGCCCGGAGTCATCGGCTGA
- a CDS encoding carbohydrate kinase family protein, with product MKHKTSPQQPAAHQDSAPEGQSPAIILFGEILADVFPDRAVLGGAPFNVARHLAAFGLRPLMISRLGDDALGARILAGMKEQGMDVSGIQIDGNLPTGQVQVHIEDAGHRFEILPRQAYDFIDPADASAAATAIEAPGLVYFGTLSQRHHVTRQALSEMLPNIKAPRFLDINLREPWFDEDTVRFSLQSADIVKLSDEELRTLTGMLKAGEGLAQAQGAELKRMFDIGRLIVTCGKYGAWQLDSDNELFIASPGKEPSHIVDTVGAGDAFSAVCILGMLLCWPETTALKRADDFASAICEIRGAVPEDPEFYQPFAKEWTR from the coding sequence ATGAAACACAAGACAAGCCCACAGCAACCTGCCGCGCATCAAGACTCCGCCCCTGAGGGCCAAAGCCCTGCCATCATCCTTTTCGGAGAAATTCTGGCGGACGTCTTTCCCGATCGCGCTGTTCTCGGCGGTGCGCCCTTCAATGTCGCCCGGCACCTTGCGGCCTTCGGTCTGAGACCACTCATGATCTCCCGTCTGGGGGACGACGCCCTTGGCGCCAGAATTCTTGCCGGCATGAAGGAACAGGGCATGGATGTCTCGGGAATCCAGATCGACGGCAACCTGCCCACGGGACAGGTACAGGTCCATATCGAAGACGCTGGACACCGCTTCGAGATTCTGCCCCGGCAGGCCTACGACTTCATCGACCCGGCCGACGCTTCGGCCGCGGCGACCGCGATCGAAGCACCAGGGCTCGTCTATTTCGGCACCCTGAGCCAGCGCCATCACGTCACCCGGCAGGCGTTGTCGGAGATGCTGCCAAACATCAAAGCCCCAAGGTTTCTGGACATCAACCTGCGCGAACCCTGGTTTGACGAGGACACGGTCCGGTTTTCATTGCAAAGTGCAGATATCGTGAAGCTAAGCGACGAGGAATTGCGCACCCTGACGGGCATGCTCAAGGCGGGTGAAGGGTTGGCGCAGGCGCAGGGAGCCGAACTGAAGCGCATGTTCGACATCGGCCGCCTGATCGTGACCTGCGGAAAATACGGAGCCTGGCAACTGGACAGCGACAATGAGCTCTTTATCGCCTCCCCCGGCAAGGAGCCCTCGCACATCGTGGATACGGTAGGTGCGGGAGACGCCTTTTCCGCCGTGTGCATCCTTGGCATGCTGCTGTGCTGGCCCGAAACCACCGCCCTGAAGCGTGCCGACGACTTTGCCTCCGCCATCTGCGAAATCCGAGGCGCTGTTCCCGAAGATCCTGAATTCTACCAGCCTTTTGCCAAGGAGTGGACACGGTGA
- a CDS encoding HAD family hydrolase — translation MKTRGQPVKKPLFIVLISIHGLVRGHDMELGRDADTGGQVKYVVELTRALGERPDVEKAILLTRRVVDDAVSPDYAQVTEPLSNKASIVRIECGEEKYLRKELLWDSLDNFSDNVFTFLKSQERIPDLLHSHYADAGYVGARLSHQLGIPLVHTGHSLGRSKRLRLLASGISRGQIEDTYKMSRRIEAEETTLGAAERIITSTGQEIEEQYGLYDFYQPERMCVIPPGTDLTHFYPPRESEKSSSIALELKRFLQRPTRPMVLALSRPDPKKNIVTLIDAYAESPQLQEAANLIIVAGNRDDIQDMDEGARGVLNDILLAVDRHDLYGKVAYPKHHRPEEVATLFRLAAASHGVFVNPALTEPFGLTLLEAAACGLPIVATEEGGPIDIIKNCRNGHLIDPLDKVSMAETILRTLIDKKEWRTFAKNGLSGVRRHYSWQAHVEKYLDVVRPLVEKTAPLIRMAPIRRRGISRKQALFAELDLSLIGENYSLTALLQTLHAHRKTVLFGIVTGRRLDNALATLRKHRIPQPDVLISGQGTEIHYAPNLTQDTIWEQHINHLWDPRAVRKTLRDIPGLSLQPKKHQSAFKISYYIDTSVISGQQVRQLLQHNEQAVNVLVSFGQYLDVLPLRASKGLALRWCSEQLDFPLESTLVAGVTGADADMLRGNTLGTVVDNRHITELSDLANIEGIHFSEASFAAGILDAMAHYQFPAQEEGAS, via the coding sequence GTGAAGACACGCGGACAGCCCGTCAAAAAACCACTTTTCATCGTGCTGATCAGCATTCACGGCTTGGTGCGCGGACATGACATGGAACTGGGCCGCGACGCGGACACCGGCGGACAGGTCAAATACGTGGTCGAACTAACCCGCGCCCTTGGCGAACGCCCGGATGTGGAAAAGGCCATCCTGCTGACGCGCAGGGTTGTCGACGACGCTGTCAGCCCCGACTACGCGCAGGTGACCGAGCCACTGTCCAACAAGGCCAGCATCGTGCGCATCGAATGCGGGGAGGAAAAATACCTGCGCAAGGAGCTCCTGTGGGACTCGCTGGACAATTTTTCCGACAACGTCTTCACCTTTCTCAAAAGCCAGGAACGTATCCCCGATCTGCTGCACAGCCATTACGCCGACGCGGGCTATGTCGGAGCCAGGCTCTCGCACCAGCTTGGCATCCCGCTCGTGCATACCGGGCACTCCCTGGGTCGCAGCAAGCGCCTTAGGCTCCTGGCCAGCGGCATTTCGAGAGGGCAGATCGAGGACACATACAAGATGTCGCGCCGCATCGAAGCGGAGGAGACCACGCTCGGCGCGGCCGAGCGCATCATCACCAGCACCGGGCAGGAGATCGAGGAGCAATACGGCCTCTACGATTTCTACCAGCCCGAACGCATGTGCGTGATTCCTCCGGGCACGGACCTCACCCATTTCTACCCGCCCCGCGAAAGCGAAAAGAGCAGCTCCATCGCACTTGAATTGAAACGATTCCTGCAACGGCCCACCAGACCCATGGTGCTCGCGCTCTCGCGGCCTGATCCGAAGAAGAACATCGTGACACTCATTGATGCCTACGCGGAATCCCCTCAGTTGCAGGAAGCCGCCAACCTGATCATCGTTGCCGGCAACCGCGACGATATTCAGGACATGGATGAAGGGGCGCGAGGCGTCCTGAATGACATCCTGCTCGCCGTCGACCGCCACGATCTCTACGGCAAGGTTGCCTATCCCAAGCACCACCGACCGGAGGAAGTGGCCACCCTTTTTCGTCTGGCTGCGGCATCGCACGGAGTTTTCGTCAACCCCGCGCTGACCGAGCCCTTTGGCCTGACCCTGCTTGAAGCCGCTGCCTGCGGGCTGCCCATCGTGGCCACGGAGGAAGGCGGCCCCATCGACATCATCAAAAACTGCCGCAACGGTCACCTCATCGATCCCCTCGACAAGGTGTCCATGGCGGAAACGATCCTGCGCACCCTGATCGATAAAAAAGAGTGGCGCACCTTCGCCAAGAATGGCCTGTCCGGCGTGCGCCGTCACTATTCATGGCAGGCGCACGTGGAAAAATATCTGGATGTTGTCCGTCCGCTGGTGGAAAAAACCGCACCACTGATCCGCATGGCTCCGATCCGACGCAGGGGCATCTCCCGCAAGCAGGCGCTCTTCGCGGAACTGGATCTTAGCCTCATCGGCGAAAACTACTCGCTCACGGCGCTCTTGCAGACCCTGCACGCCCACCGCAAGACCGTCCTCTTCGGCATCGTCACCGGACGCCGCCTGGACAACGCCCTGGCCACCTTGCGCAAGCACAGGATCCCCCAGCCCGATGTGCTTATCTCCGGCCAGGGGACGGAAATCCATTACGCACCGAACCTCACCCAGGACACAATCTGGGAACAACACATCAACCACCTCTGGGATCCTCGGGCAGTGCGCAAGACGCTACGCGACATTCCGGGTCTGTCCCTGCAACCCAAGAAGCACCAGAGCGCGTTCAAGATCAGCTACTACATCGATACCTCCGTGATCAGTGGACAGCAGGTTCGCCAGCTGCTCCAGCACAACGAGCAGGCCGTGAACGTGCTCGTCTCCTTCGGCCAATACCTGGACGTGCTGCCGCTTCGGGCCTCCAAGGGCCTGGCGCTGCGCTGGTGCTCCGAGCAGCTCGACTTTCCGCTGGAGAGCACCCTGGTGGCCGGAGTCACCGGGGCCGACGCCGACATGCTGCGCGGCAACACCCTGGGCACCGTGGTGGACAACCGGCATATCACTGAACTGTCCGATCTTGCGAACATCGAGGGCATCCACTTCTCGGAGGCCTCCTTTGCGGCAGGGATTCTCGACGCCATGGCCCATTACCAATTTCCCGCCCAAGAGGAAGGCGCGTCATGA
- a CDS encoding HAD-IIB family hydrolase — MKRFLLCTDLDRTLIPNGPNPPWPSAKALFRKLAAREEICLAYVTGRHRALIEDAIAEFDLPCPDFAIADVGASIYQIRADEWRLWNKWEGHIAPDWGGMHSDGLASLLRGFPELHMQEREKQAPFKLSYYVHLDVDSSALTARMHERLQREGIRANLIWSIDELAHIGLLDVLPQSAGKLHAIRFMMERQHFSLHDTLFAGDSGNDLDVLLSDIPAVLVANADPEIKSRVATTGRKALYIATGEYLGMNGNYSAGILEGVAHFWPEAAAWLQESES, encoded by the coding sequence ATGAAACGGTTTCTGCTCTGCACCGACCTGGACCGGACCCTGATCCCCAACGGCCCAAATCCCCCGTGGCCGTCGGCCAAGGCATTGTTTCGGAAACTGGCGGCACGCGAGGAAATTTGTCTGGCCTACGTGACCGGACGCCACCGCGCCCTGATCGAAGACGCCATCGCGGAATTCGACCTGCCGTGTCCCGACTTCGCCATCGCCGACGTCGGCGCGAGCATCTATCAGATCAGAGCGGACGAATGGCGACTATGGAACAAATGGGAAGGGCACATCGCGCCGGATTGGGGCGGCATGCACTCCGACGGTCTTGCGAGCCTCTTGCGCGGCTTCCCCGAACTGCACATGCAGGAGCGGGAAAAGCAGGCCCCCTTCAAGCTCAGCTATTATGTTCATCTGGATGTGGACTCCAGTGCGCTGACGGCCCGGATGCACGAACGCTTGCAACGCGAGGGCATCCGCGCCAACCTGATCTGGAGCATCGACGAACTGGCGCATATCGGCCTGCTCGATGTCCTGCCGCAAAGCGCCGGAAAGCTGCACGCCATCCGCTTCATGATGGAGCGGCAACACTTTTCCCTGCACGACACCCTCTTCGCCGGCGACAGCGGCAACGACCTGGATGTGCTCCTGAGCGACATTCCGGCGGTGCTGGTGGCCAATGCCGACCCCGAAATCAAATCGCGGGTAGCGACAACAGGACGCAAAGCGCTGTACATCGCCACGGGCGAATATCTTGGCATGAACGGGAACTACAGCGCAGGAATTTTGGAAGGAGTGGCGCATTTCTGGCCCGAGGCCGCTGCGTGGCTGCAAGAATCTGAATCATAA
- a CDS encoding alpha-amylase family glycosyl hydrolase, with the protein MYEQASHALLNEILAGLRPEIGKFRLRHFYTRLGANFYAIYSLFKLLYGDRPDFKQQMVRLVETLALRYMERPPALRKSDLAREVHYNWFLNQKWVAMALYCDRFADNLQGLREKLPYFQELGVNMLHVMPILDCPPENNDGGYAVRDFRKIDARYGTLRDVEELAATLKNREILLVLDVVVNHTSDEHEWATRARQGEKKYQDYYYVFDNRETPDAFEEGMPEIFPVTAPGNFTWDETMGKWVMTVFNNYQWDLNYRNPAVLIEMLDIILFWANKGADILRLDAVAFLWKKIGSTCQNEREAHLLLRLMKDCCQVTAPGVLFIAEAIVAPGEIAKYFGEDAIYSKECEIAYNASLMALLWDAVATKNATLLNLGVKNLPNKLERATWLNYVRCHDDIGLGFDDSDVAQAGYDPTLHRAFLVDYFTGRFPESPARGMPFGTNLKTGDARISGSLASLVGLESALESEDEDAITAAIKTITLLHSVILSFGGLPLMYYGDAIGTLNNLEFLSDPAIQHDSRWVHRSHFDWDKAEKRHQSGTVEQRIFSSLKKMIAMRKEIPAFADFDNRHLLLIENPNLLVFYRTDPENCRSRVLVINNFNVEAQPLPVDALTPHGFFTNESMTDLCTGERVPVEDGQLLIPALSFYWLKD; encoded by the coding sequence ATGTACGAACAAGCTTCCCATGCCCTGCTGAACGAAATCCTGGCCGGACTCAGGCCCGAAATCGGCAAATTCCGGCTGCGCCATTTCTATACCCGGCTGGGCGCAAATTTTTACGCCATATATTCCCTCTTCAAGCTGCTCTACGGAGACCGTCCCGACTTCAAACAACAGATGGTTCGTCTGGTCGAGACCCTCGCCTTGCGCTACATGGAGCGCCCCCCCGCCCTGCGTAAATCCGACCTGGCGCGTGAAGTGCACTACAACTGGTTCCTGAACCAGAAGTGGGTGGCCATGGCCCTGTACTGCGACCGGTTCGCGGACAACTTGCAAGGGCTGCGCGAAAAACTCCCCTATTTTCAGGAACTGGGCGTGAACATGCTGCACGTCATGCCCATCCTCGACTGCCCACCGGAAAACAATGACGGCGGCTATGCGGTGCGGGACTTCCGCAAGATCGACGCCCGCTACGGCACCCTGCGGGATGTCGAGGAACTGGCGGCCACGCTCAAGAACCGCGAAATCCTCCTGGTCCTCGACGTCGTGGTCAACCACACCTCCGACGAACACGAATGGGCGACGCGGGCGCGCCAGGGTGAAAAGAAATATCAGGACTACTACTACGTCTTCGACAACCGCGAAACCCCCGACGCCTTCGAAGAAGGCATGCCCGAAATATTTCCGGTCACCGCGCCCGGAAACTTCACCTGGGACGAGACCATGGGCAAGTGGGTCATGACGGTTTTCAACAATTACCAATGGGATCTGAACTACCGCAATCCGGCGGTGCTCATTGAAATGCTCGACATCATCCTCTTCTGGGCCAACAAGGGAGCGGACATCCTGCGTCTCGACGCCGTGGCCTTCCTGTGGAAGAAGATCGGCAGCACCTGCCAGAACGAGCGCGAAGCCCATCTGCTGCTGCGGCTCATGAAAGACTGCTGCCAGGTGACGGCTCCCGGCGTGCTGTTCATCGCCGAGGCCATCGTCGCGCCGGGTGAAATCGCCAAATATTTCGGCGAGGACGCGATCTATTCCAAGGAATGCGAGATCGCCTACAACGCCTCTCTCATGGCCCTGCTCTGGGACGCCGTGGCCACCAAGAACGCCACCCTGCTCAATCTGGGGGTCAAGAATCTGCCGAACAAGCTGGAACGGGCGACCTGGCTCAACTACGTGCGCTGCCATGACGACATCGGGCTTGGCTTCGACGACAGCGACGTGGCCCAGGCAGGATACGATCCGACCCTGCACCGGGCCTTTCTGGTCGACTATTTCACGGGCAGATTTCCGGAATCACCGGCCAGGGGCATGCCATTCGGCACGAATCTGAAAACCGGTGACGCCCGCATCTCCGGTTCGCTGGCTTCCCTGGTCGGGCTGGAATCGGCGCTGGAGTCCGAGGACGAGGACGCCATAACCGCCGCGATCAAGACCATCACGCTGCTGCACAGCGTAATTCTCTCTTTTGGCGGTCTGCCACTCATGTATTACGGCGACGCCATTGGCACGCTGAACAATCTTGAATTCCTGTCCGATCCGGCCATCCAGCACGACTCGCGCTGGGTGCATCGTTCCCATTTCGACTGGGACAAGGCCGAAAAGCGACATCAAAGCGGCACGGTCGAACAGCGGATCTTCTCTTCGCTCAAAAAGATGATCGCCATGCGCAAGGAAATCCCGGCCTTCGCGGATTTCGACAATCGCCACCTGCTACTCATCGAGAACCCGAACCTGCTGGTCTTCTACCGCACGGACCCGGAAAACTGTCGCAGTCGGGTGCTCGTCATCAACAATTTCAATGTGGAAGCACAGCCGCTTCCCGTTGACGCGCTGACGCCGCACGGCTTCTTCACAAACGAAAGCATGACGGACCTGTGCACCGGCGAGCGCGTGCCCGTGGAGGATGGGCAACTCCTGATCCCGGCCCTCTCTTTTTATTGGCTCAAAGATTGA
- a CDS encoding HIT family protein: MIEFTLHPTLATDCHVLGSWRDIRLLLHRDAQVRWLILVPETSAGDWHELPGGLRDRLVAASSALSAMLRSDFACDKVNVAAIGNLVPQFHFHVIGRWRTDPYWPGVVWGRVVPGCVYEDGEVRRVKARALECLPGSGA; this comes from the coding sequence ATGATTGAATTCACGCTTCACCCCACTCTGGCCACGGATTGCCATGTTCTCGGCAGCTGGCGGGACATCCGCCTTCTGCTGCACCGGGACGCCCAGGTGCGCTGGCTCATTCTGGTGCCCGAAACCTCGGCCGGGGACTGGCACGAGCTGCCCGGCGGCCTCCGGGACCGGCTGGTCGCGGCCTCGTCCGCCTTGTCGGCCATGCTCAGGTCGGACTTCGCCTGCGACAAGGTCAATGTCGCCGCCATCGGCAACCTCGTTCCGCAGTTCCATTTCCACGTCATCGGGAGATGGCGGACCGACCCGTACTGGCCGGGCGTCGTCTGGGGCAGGGTTGTGCCGGGGTGTGTCTACGAAGACGGTGAGGTTCGGCGCGTGAAGGCGCGGGCGCTGGAATGCCTGCCGGGGAGCGGTGCGTGA
- a CDS encoding Fic family protein: MKRSLQGRYVTTTTVGEKVRAFVPAPLPPRPPIDWTPELRGRFDEALLALGRLDSVSELLPDTALFLYMYVRKEAVLSSMIEGTQSSLADLLLFELEQEPGVPLDDVQEVSNYAAALAHGLILLAEGLPLSLRLLREIHGVLLSKGRGNHQAPGEFRRSQNWIGGTRPGNAAFVPPPPEKILDCMGSLELFLHDRPEPTPPLVKAALAHVQFETIHPFLDGNGRLGRLLITLLLCDGKVLREPLLYLSLFFKAHRSRYYELLNAVRLTGDWEAWLDFFAEAVIVTAGQAVETARQLHSVAAADRDAIGSLGRAAASTLQVHRAMMEHPIATSNWLTKKTGLTAATVNKALGHLERLGIVRELTARKRNRLFSYAEYIKIMNRGTELPER, encoded by the coding sequence ATGAAACGCTCCCTTCAGGGCAGATACGTGACCACGACCACGGTCGGCGAAAAGGTCAGGGCCTTTGTCCCCGCGCCGCTCCCGCCACGGCCACCCATCGACTGGACGCCGGAGCTGCGCGGCAGGTTCGACGAAGCGCTGCTGGCGCTGGGCCGCCTGGACAGCGTCTCGGAACTGCTGCCGGACACGGCGCTGTTCCTGTACATGTACGTGCGCAAGGAGGCGGTGCTGTCCTCGATGATCGAAGGCACCCAGTCGTCGCTGGCGGACCTGCTGCTGTTCGAACTGGAGCAGGAGCCGGGCGTGCCCCTGGATGACGTGCAGGAGGTCAGCAACTATGCCGCCGCCCTGGCCCACGGCCTGATACTGCTGGCGGAAGGGCTCCCGCTTTCGCTACGGCTGTTGCGGGAAATTCACGGCGTACTGCTGAGCAAAGGGCGGGGCAACCATCAGGCGCCCGGGGAGTTCAGGCGCAGCCAGAACTGGATCGGCGGCACCAGGCCTGGCAACGCGGCCTTCGTACCCCCGCCGCCCGAAAAAATCCTGGACTGCATGGGCAGCCTGGAGCTTTTTCTGCATGACCGCCCGGAGCCGACGCCGCCCCTCGTCAAGGCCGCCCTGGCCCACGTGCAGTTCGAAACGATCCACCCGTTTCTCGACGGCAACGGGCGTCTGGGCCGCCTGCTCATCACCCTGCTGCTGTGCGACGGGAAAGTCCTGCGGGAGCCTTTGCTCTATCTCAGCCTCTTCTTCAAGGCCCACCGCAGCCGCTACTACGAACTGCTCAACGCCGTCCGCCTGACGGGCGACTGGGAAGCCTGGCTCGACTTCTTCGCTGAAGCCGTCATCGTCACTGCGGGGCAGGCCGTGGAAACGGCCCGCCAGCTCCACAGCGTCGCCGCCGCCGACCGCGACGCCATCGGCAGCCTCGGCCGCGCCGCCGCGTCCACCTTGCAAGTACACCGGGCGATGATGGAACACCCCATCGCCACCTCGAACTGGCTGACGAAAAAAACAGGCCTCACGGCCGCCACCGTCAACAAGGCCCTTGGGCATCTGGAACGACTCGGCATCGTCAGGGAACTCACGGCCCGGAAACGCAACCGACTGTTCAGCTACGCGGAGTATATCAAAATCATGAATCGGGGCACGGAGTTGCCCGAGCGCTAA
- the eutC gene encoding ethanolamine ammonia-lyase subunit EutC, whose amino-acid sequence MSDRTTAPVTVCADPWAELKRFTAARIAVGRSGSSLPLAESLAFRLDHARARDAVHTPFRRAELAESLRGAGIACVELESGVGGREEYLTRPDKGRRLSEKSVAVLQGLDKGFDICLAVGDGLSARAIHENAPDFVSACVRMFVQAGFSVAPVCLVENARVAVADEIGEILRARLSVILIGERPGLSSPNSMGVYLTMSPRTGTTDEARNCISNVRDGGLSLVEGVRKLGYLVEEAFRLGLSGVGLKDRMAAGHLPFGLSESAITGGMPKS is encoded by the coding sequence ATGAGCGATCGGACCACGGCGCCCGTTACGGTTTGCGCAGACCCCTGGGCGGAACTCAAACGTTTTACAGCGGCCCGCATCGCCGTCGGGCGGAGCGGGTCGAGCCTGCCCCTGGCCGAGAGCCTGGCCTTCAGGCTCGATCACGCCCGGGCCCGCGACGCCGTGCACACCCCGTTCCGACGGGCGGAGCTGGCTGAGAGCCTGCGCGGGGCGGGCATCGCCTGCGTCGAACTTGAGTCGGGAGTGGGCGGACGGGAAGAATACCTGACCCGGCCCGACAAGGGCCGGCGTTTGAGCGAGAAGTCGGTTGCGGTTCTGCAGGGGCTGGACAAGGGCTTCGACATCTGTCTGGCGGTGGGCGACGGCCTCTCGGCCCGGGCTATCCACGAGAACGCCCCGGATTTCGTGTCGGCCTGCGTACGCATGTTCGTGCAGGCCGGCTTCAGCGTGGCCCCGGTCTGTCTGGTGGAAAACGCACGCGTGGCCGTGGCCGACGAGATCGGAGAAATCCTGCGGGCCCGGCTGTCCGTCATTCTCATTGGCGAACGCCCGGGTCTGTCTTCGCCCAACTCCATGGGCGTCTACCTGACCATGAGCCCCCGCACGGGCACCACGGACGAGGCCCGCAACTGCATCTCCAACGTGCGCGATGGCGGTTTGAGCCTGGTGGAGGGCGTGCGCAAGCTCGGGTATCTGGTGGAGGAGGCTTTCCGGCTCGGATTGAGCGGGGTGGGACTCAAGGACAGGATGGCGGCGGGGCATCTGCCCTTCGGTCTTTCGGAGTCGGCGATTACGGGCGGGATGCCGAAAAGTTGA